A part of Oncorhynchus kisutch isolate 150728-3 unplaced genomic scaffold, Okis_V2 scaffold2364, whole genome shotgun sequence genomic DNA contains:
- the LOC116369989 gene encoding uncharacterized protein LOC116369989: MSDSSTHSQGSTNYTRQTISAIVDIVMEVIPREDMEHIATADDVTSFTRRLARLSPRDGLQNFSHELTDKVYELIKSHNTPQALFVPAGKSVSDSILLKLKTGLNASEESREFPSDLVYSFATESIKRLLQQIVFWLPPPSQGSDFCQTIISDGSLQDTSRLIPSSSAISVSSSQVYCDTKSLFTNIMVNQVMDTCSVASNSSEELSELMNIINGLSPTDAGTLDSDRPALNTTSRQSSAKSLPRPSLSGSSTHNGGTVDIQILGEVESKMDNKDLEMSSASVHPSTPSAMDSDAHASFDSTSNDYTSLVLLLIVRLLSMITPFTLLESSDIGETSRVLTKRILSEVCGTSGLEPTQAYPQNLKIQKIFKAVYKGLLQEFGSEKMLQVAMKSTDYAFDDALVKSLTRELLTKCNEASSSPPSMTQLSSRNALGSDEVGNSGLPTTGRKEKKRGRFSALCGLNQKCTKQVNKKNHCTPTPSQNQTPAVRETGKSIHSNVY, encoded by the exons ATGAGTGACTCCTCAACTCATTCACAAGGGTCAACAAATTACACAAGGCAAACCATCTCTGCCATAGTTGACATTGTTATGGAGGTCATTCCAAGAGAAGATATGGAACACATAGCCACTGCAGATGATGTCACTTCTTTTACAAGAAGACTTGCGAGACTCAGCCCCAGGGACGGTCTTCAGAACTTCTCACATGAGCTCACTGACAaagtttatgagctcataaaGAGTCACAACACCCCCCAGGCTCTTTTTGTGCCAGCTGGCAAGAGCGTGTCTGACTCTATTCTTTTGAAGCTGAAGACAGGATTGAATGCTTCTGAAGAATCCAGGGAGTTTCCATCTGACCTTGTGTACTCCTTTGCTACGGAGTCAATAAAACGTCTGCTACAGCAGATTGTCTTCTGGCTTCCTCCACCATCACAAGGATCCGATTTCTGCCAAACTATCATCTCTGATGGTTCTCTGCAGGACACAAGTCGGCTTATCCCGAGCTCTTCTGCCATCTCCGTTAGTTCCTCACAGGTTTACTGTGACACAAAGAGCCTTTTCACCAATATAATGGTCAATCAGGTCATGGATAcctgttctgtggcctccaattcatcAGAAGAATTATCAGAGTTGATGAACATAATCAATGGGTTGTCCCCAACTGATGCTGGAACACTTGACTCTGACAGACCGGCTCTCAATACCACTAGCCGTCAGTCTAGTGCCAAATCATTGCCTAGACCCTCTCTGTCTGGCAGCAGCACACACAACGGTGGAACTGTGGATATTCAAATTTTAGGAGAGGTGGAATCCAAGATGGACAACAAAGATCTGGAGATGTCTAGTGCCTCTGTGCATCCATCAACTCCATCAGCCATGGACTCTGATGCACATGCATCATTTGACTCCACTAGCAATGACTACACCTCTTTGGTACTTTTACTGATTGTTAGATTGCTGTCAATGATCACCCCTTTCACATTACTGGAATCCTCTGACATTGGTGAAACATCAAGAGTTCTCACAAAGAGGATTCTGTCTGAGGTCTGTGGCACCTCAGGCCTTGAACCAACTCAAGCCTATCCCCAGAATCTGAAAATCCAAAAGATTTTCAAGGCTGTCTACAAGGGGCTTCTTCAAGAATTTGGGTCAGAGAAGATGCTCCAGGTTGCAATGAAGTCAACGGATTATGCATTTGACGATGCCCTGGTCAAATCATTAACTAGGGAACTACTAACGAAATGCAATGAGGctagctcttcacctccctccatgaCCCAGTTGTCATCACGCAATGCACTTGGCAGTGACGAGGTAGGTAATTCTGGGCTTCCAACAACTGGTagaaaggaaaagaagagaggaagattcagcgctctctgtggactcaaccaaaag TGTACAAAGCAGGTCAACAAGAAGAACCACTGCACTCCAACAccttcccagaaccagacccctgccgtcagagaaacaggtaagtcaatacactcaaatgtgtactga